In Acidobacteriota bacterium, one genomic interval encodes:
- a CDS encoding DUF937 domain-containing protein: MDLMELLLNTGGGGAISQIAQQFGLQEDQAQSAVASLLPALQAGLSRNVKQEGGMDSLFQALAGGGHQQYLDNPGILGSAENIMDGNGILGHILGSKDVSRAVAAQASQQTGIGTDILKKMLPIVASLLMGSLSRQTNAPAAPQSPFGQAGGGMDILASILGGGEDSSAGGLMGMLGKLFGG, from the coding sequence ATGGACCTAATGGAATTGCTTCTCAACACGGGGGGCGGCGGGGCCATCAGCCAGATCGCCCAGCAGTTCGGATTGCAGGAGGATCAGGCGCAGTCGGCGGTGGCCAGCCTGCTGCCGGCGCTGCAGGCGGGGCTCTCCCGGAACGTCAAGCAGGAAGGCGGAATGGACAGCCTGTTCCAGGCGCTGGCCGGCGGCGGCCACCAGCAGTACCTCGACAACCCGGGCATCCTGGGCTCGGCCGAAAACATCATGGACGGCAACGGCATCCTGGGGCACATCCTGGGCAGCAAGGACGTGAGCCGGGCCGTCGCCGCCCAGGCATCGCAGCAGACCGGTATCGGCACGGACATTCTGAAAAAGATGCTGCCCATCGTGGCCAGCCTGTTGATGGGCTCGCTGAGTCGCCAGACCAACGCGCCGGCCGCGCCACAGTCGCCGTTCGGCCAGGCCGGCGGCGGGATGGACATTCTGGCCTCGATTCTGGGCGGCGGCGAAGACAGCTCCGCCGGCGGCCTGATGGGCATGCTGGGCAAGCTCTTCGGCGGTTAG